A part of Procambarus clarkii isolate CNS0578487 chromosome 21, FALCON_Pclarkii_2.0, whole genome shotgun sequence genomic DNA contains:
- the LOC138367253 gene encoding nitric oxide synthase-like, producing the protein MFAPRRAKTFSLEELVKRRLALPEVQLTLPEVQLTLPEVQLTLPEVQLTLPKVQFTLPEVQLSLPEVQLTLPEVQLTLPKVQFTLPEVQLTLPEVQLTLPKVQLTLPEVQLTLPDVSLYLHLTLERRSRFMQVCVQSPTVQVVGHYSFPPVPSQIHILILS; encoded by the coding sequence ATGTTCGCTCCCAGACGTGCTAAGACGTTTTCATTAGAGGAATTAGTGAAGAGGCGCCTCGCTCTTCCAGAGGTTCAGCTCACTCTTCCAGAGGTTCAGCTCACTCTTCCAGAGGTTCAGCTCACTCTTCCAGAGGTTCAGCTCACTCTTCCAAAGGTTCAGTTCACTCTTCCAGAGGTACAGCTCTCTCTTCCAGAGGTACAGCTCACTCTTCCAGAGGTTCAGCTCACTCTTCCAAAGGTTCAGTTCACTCTTCCAGAGGTACAACTCACTCTTCCAGAGGTTCAGCTCACTCTTCCAAAGGTTCAGCTCACTCTTCCAGAGGTTCAGCTTACTCTACCTGATGTCTCTCTCTACTTGCACTTGacgttagagcgacggtctcgcttcatgcaggtctgcgttcaatccccgaccgtccaagtggttgggcactattcctttccccccgtcccatcccaaatccatatcctcatcctttcctag